A stretch of the Geovibrio thiophilus genome encodes the following:
- a CDS encoding flagellin, producing the protein MAMYINTNVPSLTAQRYLGQTNNDISKSLERLSSGLRINSASDDASGLAISEKLRGQISGLKRASLNAQDGISLLQTAEGGLQNIQDMLQRMRELAVQAGNGTYTTNDRAEIQKEVDQLKEEINRISSSTEFNTKKLLNGDSTALWSSDNSSLDAIIKSAVAEGNYNLNVTVDPGKNYVYKSDVMTLNEGAIGAEIVTAGGDVNETNVGFVTDPNTLASTGTSYYTVTVGAGADTDSALVTLSAYRQAGSNFSTATTWTTGGTIGDSGYILLEAQEDFAVSAGTTANYTFKATFINAKTGVETSVEIEGGDDGAGNLVFDLADITGAGISGEVSFAIGTDANVQSGDKILLSATEAVDTSTTSGGGTIQLSGGVSGTTGPTLSYGNNELTKVDNGDTTIDYNSVTVYHAVLNDETGNLDIGNLTFNFRENTGTDTAYGSTDAGTFDLQILGGGEAAASTTKLKDIARFTTDDGVNIFAAGPQELTIYGNGKSATIYIEGDDTISDFETKLSEAMVSGLGMGATSNTSDEATTVNNNLVNYVSTGDDTDNTNEALAGTFVIQSARLGEESRLSFIGDQNFINALSLATIQEGENSEMTIKVTDAHSGKFIGSDKVNDGTLRGVIQGVDVKIDSDVGVDISWDSSTKELNFTANGESEDIKLHLVDNAMKMQIGANEGQTILANIPQINTTSLGIDDILMVDQDLAQSSITKLDKALETVSGVRATIGAQINRLEYTMTGLDTTRENLTAAESRIRDLDIADEMAKFTKNQILAQSNIAMLSQANALPQMALSLIG; encoded by the coding sequence ATGGCAATGTATATCAATACTAATGTTCCGTCTCTCACCGCGCAGAGGTATCTGGGACAGACAAACAACGACATCTCAAAATCTCTTGAAAGACTCTCAAGCGGTCTTAGAATCAACTCGGCATCGGACGACGCATCCGGTCTTGCCATTTCTGAGAAATTAAGGGGACAGATAAGCGGACTCAAAAGAGCCTCGCTGAACGCCCAGGACGGTATTTCACTTCTTCAGACCGCAGAAGGCGGGCTGCAGAACATTCAGGACATGCTTCAGAGAATGAGAGAGCTCGCTGTTCAGGCGGGCAACGGAACTTACACCACAAACGACAGGGCTGAGATCCAGAAAGAGGTTGACCAGCTTAAGGAAGAGATCAACAGAATATCCTCTTCCACAGAGTTCAACACCAAGAAGCTTCTTAACGGAGATTCCACAGCTCTCTGGTCTTCAGATAATTCCTCTCTGGATGCCATAATCAAAAGCGCAGTCGCTGAAGGCAACTACAACCTTAACGTTACAGTAGACCCCGGTAAAAACTATGTCTACAAATCAGACGTTATGACCCTCAACGAAGGCGCTATCGGCGCTGAAATTGTCACCGCAGGCGGAGATGTAAACGAAACCAACGTCGGCTTCGTAACAGATCCCAACACTCTTGCTTCCACAGGCACGTCTTACTACACAGTAACAGTGGGCGCAGGTGCGGATACCGATTCCGCTCTTGTTACACTGAGCGCCTACAGGCAGGCAGGCTCTAACTTCAGCACAGCAACCACGTGGACAACAGGCGGTACCATTGGCGATTCCGGTTATATTCTGCTTGAGGCTCAGGAAGACTTTGCCGTGTCAGCAGGTACAACAGCGAACTACACCTTCAAAGCCACCTTCATAAATGCTAAAACCGGTGTGGAAACTTCGGTTGAAATTGAAGGCGGAGATGACGGTGCCGGCAATCTTGTGTTTGATCTTGCAGATATTACAGGCGCAGGTATCAGCGGTGAAGTTTCATTTGCCATCGGAACAGACGCCAATGTGCAGTCCGGAGACAAAATACTCCTCAGCGCAACAGAAGCTGTTGATACATCAACTACTTCCGGCGGGGGTACAATCCAGCTCTCCGGCGGAGTTTCCGGCACAACAGGACCGACTCTGTCTTACGGCAATAATGAGCTGACCAAGGTCGACAACGGCGACACCACAATAGACTACAACAGCGTAACTGTTTACCATGCGGTTCTTAATGATGAGACAGGCAACCTTGACATAGGCAACCTGACATTCAATTTCAGAGAGAACACCGGCACCGACACTGCTTACGGCTCAACTGATGCCGGCACTTTCGATCTTCAGATTCTAGGCGGCGGAGAGGCAGCGGCGAGCACAACAAAACTCAAAGATATAGCCAGATTCACAACCGATGACGGTGTTAATATTTTTGCCGCAGGTCCTCAGGAGCTTACGATCTACGGTAACGGAAAATCCGCTACCATCTATATCGAAGGTGACGACACGATCTCCGATTTTGAGACAAAACTTTCTGAGGCAATGGTAAGCGGTCTCGGCATGGGCGCAACATCAAACACCAGCGACGAAGCCACCACCGTGAACAACAACCTCGTAAACTATGTTTCAACAGGTGATGATACTGACAATACCAATGAAGCTCTTGCAGGCACTTTCGTGATCCAGTCCGCACGTCTCGGAGAAGAGAGCAGGCTTTCCTTCATCGGCGACCAGAACTTCATCAACGCTCTTTCCCTTGCCACTATTCAGGAAGGTGAAAACAGCGAAATGACAATTAAGGTCACTGATGCTCACTCAGGCAAATTCATCGGTTCCGACAAGGTTAATGACGGAACCCTCAGAGGAGTTATTCAGGGTGTTGATGTCAAAATAGACAGTGATGTCGGTGTGGATATAAGCTGGGATTCTTCCACTAAAGAGCTTAACTTCACGGCTAACGGCGAAAGTGAAGACATCAAGCTTCACCTTGTTGACAACGCCATGAAAATGCAGATCGGCGCTAACGAAGGTCAGACTATCCTTGCGAACATACCGCAGATAAATACCACTTCGCTCGGTATTGATGACATTCTCATGGTTGATCAGGATCTTGCCCAGAGTTCTATTACTAAGCTCGACAAAGCGCTGGAAACTGTGTCCGGCGTGAGAGCTACAATAGGTGCTCAGATCAACAGGCTTGAGTACACTATGACAGGTCTCGACACCACAAGAGAGAACCTGACTGCCGCTGAATCAAGGATTCGTGACCTTGACATAGCAGACGAGATGGCAAAATTCACTAAGAACCAGATTCTGGCTCAGTCGAACATCGCCATGCTTTCGCAGGCTAATGCTCTTCCGCAGATGGCTCTTTCGCTTATAGGGTAA
- a CDS encoding flagellar protein FlaG — translation MIESVKNVQTGAPDAGSGAKAQATQSVSQSIKLVNEKLFGNAAEKVDTEKENKKVKPEEVQAAVEKLNESLRTMDVRREFSVEKQLNAVIVKLIDKDHGSVIKQIPSEEALRLSRNIKEMVGLMLDEKF, via the coding sequence ATGATTGAATCTGTAAAGAACGTTCAAACAGGTGCACCCGATGCGGGCAGCGGAGCAAAAGCACAGGCAACTCAGAGTGTTTCGCAGTCAATAAAACTGGTTAATGAAAAACTCTTCGGCAACGCTGCCGAAAAGGTGGACACTGAGAAGGAAAATAAAAAAGTTAAACCCGAGGAAGTACAGGCCGCAGTCGAAAAGCTTAACGAAAGCCTCAGAACAATGGATGTGAGGCGTGAGTTCAGTGTTGAAAAACAGCTTAACGCGGTAATCGTAAAGCTGATCGACAAAGACCACGGCAGTGTAATCAAGCAGATCCCCTCCGAAGAGGCTCTTCGGCTCTCCCGGAACATCAAGGAGATGGTGGGGCTTATGCTGGATGAAAAGTTTTAG
- a CDS encoding motility associated factor glycosyltransferase family protein — translation MIKQKNMQALKERRPELHSMVMNTARSTKYRLMHSEHPKRYPNLVNNSNGMLFYDNRDPLAASRKLITDKKINVPTLSVFLGMGLLYNLMNYMDMFRLTDASFIVIENDPELFALVVEYIDIEKYIRDERVYFVIGKKPEELYPIMNSLMNLRSNKFFAKAINYIEEPAAFVSAKDYYLGAVRTMNDAVKEVMLFYGNDPLDSLIGIDHTFVNIKEIIEYPGISDLKDKFSGRPGIVVATGPSLNKNIHLLEGLYDKAVICAVDASVRVMKRHGFKPHLTTSLERVEATSKLFEGLDEEDVKDIFLAACPVVHPLTYENFKGERIVVYRNFSTFEWLDIPKGTLNIGPSSANMAFKVLEYIGCSPIILIGQDLAFGTDDITHATGSTYGEKEQQYLTHRKNLMVEGNYVPQIKTTNVWNTFRKFYMKDVAEFKGKVINATEGGAKIHGAELMTFAEAIEKHIRNIAPADIPQQIKSFLHKPDKTEVLDYYEKTLSKVQESISYCESTMKKFYDGYLKCMEYKEKVADPYKENGVYNHETGASLIKQTESLMPIFSEKTFFYILMHYVQAYYIRAMVEIQGIRAGHDKTEDKNNAIMVTMKDMLAVMVELIKKMLKLLHILRTVLEINLKKMKKENGED, via the coding sequence ATGATAAAACAAAAAAATATGCAGGCGCTCAAAGAACGCCGCCCCGAGCTCCACAGCATGGTGATGAACACTGCACGGTCGACAAAATACAGACTCATGCACTCAGAACATCCGAAGAGATACCCTAATCTGGTGAACAACTCAAACGGTATGCTTTTTTACGATAACAGAGACCCCTTGGCAGCCTCAAGAAAACTCATAACAGATAAGAAGATAAACGTGCCTACCCTTTCCGTGTTTCTGGGCATGGGGCTTCTTTATAACCTGATGAATTACATGGATATGTTCAGGCTGACGGACGCCAGCTTCATTGTAATAGAGAACGATCCGGAGCTTTTTGCTCTTGTTGTCGAATATATAGATATTGAAAAATACATAAGAGACGAACGGGTTTATTTTGTGATAGGCAAAAAACCGGAGGAACTCTACCCCATAATGAATTCGCTGATGAACCTCCGGAGCAATAAGTTTTTCGCGAAAGCGATAAACTATATAGAGGAGCCGGCAGCGTTTGTATCCGCCAAGGACTACTATCTCGGCGCTGTGCGCACAATGAACGACGCAGTGAAGGAAGTTATGCTGTTTTACGGCAACGACCCCTTGGATTCGCTCATCGGCATAGACCACACCTTCGTTAATATCAAAGAAATAATAGAGTACCCGGGCATATCAGACCTGAAAGACAAATTCAGCGGCAGACCGGGTATAGTTGTCGCCACGGGACCTTCATTGAACAAGAATATTCATCTGCTGGAAGGGCTTTACGACAAGGCTGTTATCTGCGCGGTAGATGCCTCTGTCAGGGTTATGAAAAGGCACGGCTTCAAGCCGCACCTCACCACATCCCTTGAAAGGGTTGAGGCGACAAGCAAGCTCTTTGAAGGCTTAGACGAAGAGGATGTAAAGGACATTTTCCTAGCCGCCTGCCCTGTCGTACACCCGCTCACCTATGAAAACTTCAAGGGTGAAAGGATAGTTGTTTACAGAAACTTCTCGACTTTTGAATGGCTGGATATACCCAAAGGCACGCTGAACATAGGTCCCTCCTCCGCGAACATGGCTTTTAAGGTTCTGGAGTACATAGGGTGCAGCCCCATAATCCTCATAGGACAGGATCTCGCCTTCGGTACAGACGACATAACCCACGCAACAGGCAGCACATACGGCGAAAAGGAGCAGCAGTATCTTACGCATCGCAAAAACCTCATGGTTGAGGGAAACTATGTTCCTCAGATAAAAACAACGAATGTGTGGAACACCTTCCGCAAGTTTTACATGAAGGACGTAGCGGAGTTTAAGGGCAAGGTGATAAACGCCACGGAAGGGGGCGCAAAGATCCACGGCGCCGAACTGATGACCTTTGCAGAGGCGATTGAGAAACATATACGGAATATTGCCCCTGCGGACATACCTCAGCAGATTAAAAGCTTTCTCCACAAACCGGATAAAACCGAGGTTCTCGATTATTATGAAAAAACCCTCTCAAAGGTTCAGGAGAGCATAAGCTACTGCGAAAGCACAATGAAAAAGTTTTACGACGGCTATCTGAAGTGTATGGAATATAAGGAAAAGGTCGCAGATCCTTACAAGGAAAACGGGGTTTACAACCACGAAACAGGTGCTTCCCTGATTAAGCAGACGGAATCACTCATGCCGATCTTCTCGGAAAAAACATTTTTCTACATCCTCATGCACTATGTTCAGGCTTACTACATCAGAGCTATGGTGGAGATTCAGGGAATACGGGCGGGGCACGACAAAACGGAGGACAAGAACAACGCCATAATGGTTACCATGAAGGACATGCTTGCCGTTATGGTGGAATTGATCAAGAAGATGCTTAAACTGCTTCACATACTCAGAACTGTTCTTGAAATCAACCTGAAAAAAATGAAAAAAGAGAACGGGGAGGATTAG
- the argJ gene encoding bifunctional glutamate N-acetyltransferase/amino-acid acetyltransferase ArgJ: MEHIKGAGVCAPLGFSASSAVADVKGNGKGKRDMALLYSEVPFNAAAVFTSNKFCAAPVIHGRELIGKKGKFSAIVVNSGNANACTGEKGLAACGEITKAFAAELDVDEKAVLISSTGVIGVQLPVGKMTAKAGELIDELDSGNSHEFAEAIMTTDAVKKEYAVLVETQNGAYVVAGAAKGAGMIAPSMATMLAFITTDAAVKTDALQEALSHAMTDSFNSVTVDGDMSTNDTVFLFANGMSGIIPNREEFFEAVKTVCVELAKMIVRDGEGATKFCTFKVVNAATDEDAKKCAFAVANSPLVKTMLHGEDPNWGRIFATVGACGIQCRQDNVDLYFENLKYAENGIIIDYALEPQAAAIMKKKDIEITVDLKEGSASKTVYTCDFTKEYISINADYRS, encoded by the coding sequence ATGGAACATATAAAAGGCGCAGGCGTATGCGCACCTTTGGGATTTTCGGCATCGAGTGCGGTTGCGGATGTTAAGGGGAACGGCAAGGGGAAGAGGGACATGGCTCTTCTTTATTCTGAGGTTCCGTTTAATGCGGCGGCTGTTTTCACATCCAACAAGTTTTGTGCTGCACCGGTTATTCACGGGCGGGAGCTTATCGGTAAGAAGGGCAAGTTCAGCGCCATAGTTGTAAACAGCGGCAACGCCAATGCCTGCACAGGTGAGAAGGGGCTTGCGGCCTGCGGTGAGATAACTAAGGCTTTCGCTGCGGAGCTTGATGTGGATGAGAAAGCTGTGCTGATTTCCTCCACAGGTGTAATAGGTGTTCAGCTTCCTGTGGGGAAAATGACCGCTAAGGCGGGCGAGCTGATTGACGAGCTTGACTCCGGCAATTCACATGAATTTGCCGAAGCGATCATGACTACTGACGCTGTGAAGAAGGAATATGCCGTGCTGGTGGAGACACAAAACGGAGCCTATGTGGTTGCTGGCGCTGCGAAGGGAGCGGGTATGATCGCCCCGTCCATGGCGACGATGCTTGCTTTCATCACGACAGACGCTGCCGTGAAGACAGACGCATTGCAGGAAGCGCTGAGTCATGCTATGACAGACAGCTTCAACAGCGTCACCGTTGACGGTGACATGAGCACTAATGATACTGTATTTCTTTTCGCAAACGGTATGAGCGGCATTATCCCGAACAGGGAGGAGTTTTTCGAGGCGGTGAAGACCGTGTGCGTTGAACTTGCGAAGATGATAGTGAGAGACGGTGAAGGGGCGACAAAGTTCTGCACATTCAAGGTCGTGAACGCCGCAACGGACGAGGACGCGAAGAAATGCGCCTTTGCCGTTGCCAATTCCCCTCTGGTGAAAACAATGCTCCATGGGGAAGACCCCAACTGGGGAAGGATTTTCGCCACAGTGGGCGCATGCGGAATACAGTGCAGGCAGGACAATGTGGATCTGTATTTTGAAAATCTGAAATACGCCGAAAACGGCATAATCATTGATTACGCTCTTGAGCCGCAGGCTGCGGCGATAATGAAGAAAAAAGATATAGAGATCACTGTGGATCTGAAAGAGGGCTCAGCTTCAAAGACAGTGTACACCTGCGATTTCACAAAGGAGTACATCTCTATCAACGCTGATTACAGAAGCTAG
- the argC gene encoding N-acetyl-gamma-glutamyl-phosphate reductase yields the protein MRIGIIGATGFTGFELVKILVKHPEFKIAALTSTSLAGTPYSAVYPQLRGIVDNLIESDDYDKCAEKVDAVFLCLPHTASQEAAAFFLSKGKKVADLSADFRLGSKELYEFVYKVPHKKEELFAEAVYGMPEIFGEQLKTARLAAIPGCYPTSVIMPLFPLLKEGLIDGDFIVADSKSGITGAGKTPSEKTHFCNVQENFQAYGVLSHRHNPEINYILGKAGKHVDVIFTPHLAPINKGIESTIYARSHTDIFQLAECLKTFYKGRRFVRILDFGNAAATANVRDTNFIDIALFKKADKLVITSAIDNLVKGASGAAVQTMNIMCGLDETTGLI from the coding sequence TTGAGAATCGGAATTATCGGAGCCACCGGGTTTACCGGATTTGAACTGGTGAAAATTCTTGTAAAACATCCTGAATTTAAAATAGCGGCACTTACCAGTACCTCGCTTGCGGGTACGCCCTATTCCGCCGTTTATCCCCAGCTCCGCGGCATTGTCGATAACCTGATAGAAAGCGACGACTATGACAAATGCGCCGAAAAGGTGGACGCAGTATTCCTCTGCCTTCCTCACACCGCAAGTCAGGAGGCGGCTGCCTTCTTCCTTTCCAAAGGGAAAAAAGTCGCTGACCTCAGCGCTGATTTCCGGCTGGGAAGCAAAGAACTCTACGAATTCGTATACAAAGTTCCACACAAAAAAGAGGAACTCTTCGCAGAAGCAGTCTACGGCATGCCCGAAATCTTCGGTGAACAGCTTAAAACCGCCAGACTGGCAGCCATTCCCGGCTGCTATCCGACATCCGTGATTATGCCCCTGTTTCCCCTTTTAAAGGAAGGGCTTATAGACGGCGATTTCATAGTTGCGGACAGCAAATCCGGCATCACAGGCGCAGGCAAGACCCCGTCAGAGAAAACACATTTCTGCAATGTGCAGGAAAACTTTCAGGCATACGGCGTCCTCAGCCACAGACATAACCCCGAAATAAACTATATTCTCGGCAAAGCGGGGAAACACGTGGACGTGATATTCACCCCCCACCTCGCACCCATAAATAAAGGAATCGAAAGCACAATTTACGCACGGTCACATACTGATATATTCCAGCTGGCTGAGTGCCTCAAGACATTCTACAAAGGCAGGAGATTCGTCCGAATACTCGACTTCGGGAATGCCGCCGCCACCGCAAATGTGCGTGATACCAACTTCATAGACATCGCACTGTTTAAAAAAGCAGATAAACTCGTCATAACCTCCGCCATAGATAATCTCGTAAAAGGCGCAAGCGGAGCCGCAGTCCAAACCATGAACATCATGTGCGGACTGGATGAAACAACAGGACTGATATAG
- the pseB gene encoding UDP-N-acetylglucosamine 4,6-dehydratase (inverting): MNIDGKTVLVTGGTGSFGKKFIRYILENFNPKKVIVYSRDEYKQYVMQGDFAAHLSKMRFFIGDVRDRERMYRAFDGVDIVVHAAALKQVPAAEYNPMEAIKTNITGAENVIDAAIDRGVEKVIALSTDKAVHPVNLYGATKLVSDKLFTSANAYAGSKKTKFSVVRYGNVAGSRGSVIPFFRRLIENGEKTLPITDFRMTRFWITLEEGVQMVMRGIGEAKGGEVYVAKIPSFNVTDLAKAMLQDAQLKEIGIREGEKMHEEMITVEDAPMTYEYGNYFIIYPNYSWWSLGKHFTEGGTKVSPEFFYKSDTNTHFLSVEELREWTAKIGAVD, encoded by the coding sequence ATGAACATAGACGGCAAAACGGTTCTTGTAACCGGAGGAACAGGCTCCTTCGGCAAGAAATTTATAAGGTATATTCTTGAAAACTTTAATCCCAAGAAGGTCATAGTCTACTCCAGAGACGAATATAAGCAGTATGTGATGCAGGGTGATTTCGCTGCCCACCTGTCCAAAATGCGCTTTTTCATAGGCGATGTCCGTGACAGGGAAAGGATGTACCGTGCCTTTGACGGTGTGGATATTGTCGTCCACGCCGCAGCCCTCAAACAGGTTCCCGCTGCTGAGTACAACCCGATGGAAGCAATAAAGACCAATATTACCGGAGCGGAAAATGTCATTGACGCCGCCATAGACAGGGGAGTGGAAAAGGTTATTGCCCTCTCCACAGACAAGGCGGTGCATCCTGTTAACCTTTATGGAGCGACAAAGCTCGTTTCCGACAAGCTTTTTACTTCCGCGAACGCTTACGCGGGCTCAAAAAAGACAAAGTTCAGCGTTGTCCGTTACGGAAACGTCGCCGGCAGCCGCGGCTCGGTTATACCGTTTTTCAGAAGGCTTATTGAAAACGGAGAAAAGACCCTCCCCATCACCGACTTCCGCATGACCCGCTTCTGGATAACCCTTGAAGAGGGTGTGCAGATGGTTATGCGCGGCATTGGCGAGGCAAAGGGCGGTGAGGTTTACGTTGCCAAGATTCCTTCCTTTAATGTTACCGATCTTGCCAAGGCTATGCTTCAGGATGCTCAGCTTAAAGAGATAGGTATCCGTGAAGGCGAGAAGATGCACGAGGAGATGATAACCGTTGAGGACGCGCCCATGACTTACGAATACGGAAATTATTTCATCATATATCCGAACTATTCATGGTGGTCTTTGGGAAAACACTTCACGGAGGGCGGAACAAAGGTATCTCCGGAATTTTTCTATAAATCGGACACCAATACGCACTTTCTCTCCGTGGAGGAGCTAAGGGAATGGACTGCTAAGATCGGAGCAGTGGACTGA
- a CDS encoding flagellin, with translation MAMYINTNVPSLTAQRYLGETNNAVSKSLERLSSGLRINSASDDASGLAISEKLRGQISGLKRASLNAQDGISLLQTAEGGLQNIQDMLQRMRELAVQAGNGVYTTNDRAEIQKEVDQLKEEINRIASSTEFNTKKLLNGDSTALWSSDSSDLDVVIKSAVAEGNYNLNVTVDPGKNFVYKSDVMTLNEDAIGAEIVTAGGDVNETNVGFVTDPNTLASTGTAYYTVDVTAGADTLSSVATMSVYRQAGSNFGSVATWTTGGTVADSGYLLIEAQENFTVSAGTTANYTFKATFVDAKTGEKSTYEIEGGDDGAGNLVFDLADMTGAGFSGEVSIAIGTDANMQSGDKILLSTTEAVDTSATSGGGTIAISGGPAGTTGAIISYGNNELTKVDNGDTTIDYNSVTVYHAALNVETGNLDVGNLTFNFREDTGTDTAYGSTTGGSFDLLVAGGGEAATSTTKLKDISRFTTDDGVNIFAAGPQELTIFGNGSSATIYLEGDDTVSEFETKLSSAILELGMGATAGTSDEAATVNSNLVNYVSTGDVTDSSNEALAGTFVIQTARLGDDSKLSFIGDQNLINALSLATIQEGENSETTIKVTDAHTGKFIGSDSVNDSTLRGVIQGVDVKIDSDVGVSISWNSTKKTMEFSATGESEDIKLHLVDNAMEMQIGANEGQTILANIPQVDTTSLGIDDILMVDQELAQESITKLDKALETVSGVRATIGAQINRLEYTMTGLDTTRENLTAAESRIRDLDIADEMAKFTKNQILAQSNISMLAQANSLPQMALSLLG, from the coding sequence ATGGCAATGTATATCAACACGAACGTCCCTTCTCTGACAGCTCAGAGGTATCTGGGAGAGACAAACAACGCGGTATCTAAGTCCCTTGAGAGACTTTCAAGCGGTCTTAGAATCAACTCGGCATCGGACGACGCATCCGGTCTTGCAATTTCCGAGAAATTAAGAGGCCAGATAAGCGGTCTTAAAAGAGCTTCACTCAACGCCCAGGACGGTATCTCACTCCTTCAGACTGCTGAAGGCGGACTGCAGAACATTCAGGACATGCTTCAGAGAATGAGAGAGCTTGCTGTTCAGGCGGGCAACGGTGTTTATACCACAAACGACAGGGCTGAGATCCAGAAAGAGGTTGATCAGCTTAAGGAAGAGATCAACAGAATAGCTTCCTCAACTGAGTTCAACACTAAGAAGCTTCTTAACGGAGATTCCACCGCTCTTTGGTCTTCCGACAGTTCCGACCTTGACGTTGTTATCAAAAGCGCTGTTGCTGAAGGCAACTACAATCTTAACGTTACTGTAGACCCCGGTAAAAACTTTGTCTACAAATCAGACGTTATGACCCTCAACGAAGACGCTATCGGCGCTGAAATTGTCACCGCAGGCGGAGATGTAAACGAAACCAACGTCGGCTTCGTAACAGACCCCAACACTCTCGCTTCCACAGGCACTGCTTACTACACTGTAGACGTGACTGCCGGTGCGGATACTCTTTCTTCCGTAGCAACCATGAGCGTTTACAGACAGGCAGGTTCTAACTTCGGTTCTGTTGCCACATGGACAACAGGCGGTACAGTTGCCGATTCCGGTTATCTTCTGATTGAAGCTCAGGAAAATTTCACCGTGTCAGCAGGTACTACAGCGAACTACACTTTCAAAGCCACCTTTGTTGACGCCAAAACAGGCGAGAAGTCAACTTATGAAATCGAGGGCGGAGATGACGGTGCCGGCAACCTTGTTTTTGATCTTGCAGACATGACGGGTGCAGGTTTCTCAGGCGAAGTTTCAATCGCTATAGGAACAGATGCCAACATGCAGTCAGGAGATAAAATACTGCTCAGCACAACTGAAGCTGTTGATACCTCAGCAACCTCAGGCGGCGGTACAATTGCTATCTCCGGCGGTCCCGCAGGAACAACCGGTGCAATTATTTCCTATGGCAACAACGAACTGACTAAAGTTGACAACGGCGATACCACTATCGATTACAACAGCGTAACTGTTTACCATGCTGCTCTTAATGTTGAAACAGGCAACCTTGACGTGGGCAACCTGACATTCAACTTCAGAGAAGACACAGGCACTGACACTGCTTACGGTTCAACAACCGGCGGTTCTTTTGACCTTCTTGTGGCAGGCGGCGGCGAAGCTGCGACCAGCACAACAAAACTGAAAGATATTTCCAGATTCACAACTGACGACGGCGTAAACATTTTCGCAGCCGGTCCTCAGGAACTGACAATCTTCGGCAACGGAAGCTCAGCAACTATCTATCTCGAAGGAGATGATACGGTTTCTGAATTTGAAACCAAGCTTTCCAGCGCAATACTCGAACTCGGTATGGGCGCTACAGCCGGAACCAGCGATGAGGCAGCAACAGTAAACAGCAACCTTGTTAACTATGTTTCAACAGGTGATGTTACTGACAGCTCAAACGAAGCCCTCGCAGGAACTTTCGTAATCCAGACCGCGCGCCTCGGCGACGACAGCAAGCTGTCCTTCATCGGCGACCAGAACCTTATCAACGCCCTCTCTCTTGCTACTATTCAGGAAGGGGAGAACAGTGAGACGACAATAAAAGTTACTGACGCTCACACAGGCAAGTTTATAGGTTCCGACTCCGTTAACGATTCAACCCTCAGAGGAGTAATTCAGGGTGTTGACGTTAAGATAGACAGTGATGTGGGAGTCAGCATAAGCTGGAATTCCACTAAGAAAACAATGGAATTCTCCGCAACAGGCGAAAGCGAAGACATCAAGCTTCACCTTGTTGACAACGCCATGGAAATGCAGATAGGCGCCAACGAAGGTCAGACAATCCTCGCAAACATACCGCAGGTTGACACTACCTCACTTGGAATCGATGACATTCTCATGGTTGATCAGGAGCTCGCTCAGGAATCAATCACCAAGCTTGACAAGGCTCTTGAAACTGTATCAGGCGTGAGAGCTACAATAGGTGCTCAGATCAACAGACTTGAGTACACTATGACAGGTCTCGACACCACAAGAGAGAACCTGACTGCCGCTGAATCAAGGATTCGTGACCTTGACATAGCAGACGAGATGGCAAAATTCACTAAGAACCAGATTCTGGCTCAGTCGAACATCTCCATGCTTGCTCAGGCGAACAGCCTTCCGCAGATGGCTCTTTCACTTCTCGGTTAA